The genomic window GTTGGTCGTACTGTTTCGCATCGGTGCATTGCGTCGATATTTTTGGGGCTGGGGTATTTTGACGATACTTTCTTTGCTGGTTTGCCCAACACTTGATTCGATGGCTACAAATCATGACAGCACCGCTTGGTTCCAAATGGCGACCAGTCTTCGATTGCTGCTCCTACTCGATTTTGTTCCGCTGTTTGCGATTGGCTTTTTGTTATACATGATTAAAACGGGGACAGGCAAAAAATGGCAGAACATTTTAGGGATTGCCTTCGCGTCCTTTGTTTTTCACAGCATCGATCATGGCAAGCATAACCCGTTGGCGACCCTACTCATCATCTCACTTGTCACCGCTTGTGCTTATGGAAAGCTTCCGATACTTCGCTTCAAGCCGCTGCTATACATCAGCACGATTTCGTATGCCTTGTATCTATGTCACAACAATCTTGGTTGTGTGGTGATGTATCGATTCAATCAAGCAGGCATCGCTCCCAATATTTCCTTGGGGATTGCGATTGCGTTCTCGTTCTCGGTAGCGATCATCGTAACCAATCGAATCGAACAACCGATCACGAAGTTTTTGCGAGCGAGGTGGAGTCGGTACCGAAGTCAACCAACGGCATCGACTCATTCTGTCGAACTAGGTCTGATTCCAAAACAGTAGCCGCGTCTCTCCGAGACGCGAAATCCCCAGTACCCGCGTATCCCCGAGACACGAAATCCCCAGTACCCGCGTATCCCCGAGACGCGAAGTCCCCAGTAGCCGCGTCTCTCCGAGACGCGAAATCCCCAAAATCCTCACGACAAATTGGTTGCGTTCAAAACCGAATCGCTTGCCACTGCTGCTGAATCGAAAGGATGGATTGAATCAGCATCAATTTTCTATCGTTGGAGTGATTTGCGATCCTTCCAGGATCAAAAAGCGGTGTCGATCGCGAAGGCAAAAGCCTGGATTCCAACTCTTGAGCATATCTGTGTTATGTTAGATCACGCTCACAATTGCATTTCTTTCCACGTTTCCGGAGCCTCAGTCGTGCCACGTACGGTCGAACCATCGACGTCCCCTTCGCTATTGGCTGCAGCGAGAGGCGGCGACCCTGATGCTTGGCACCGTTTCGTCCATCTCTACGGGCCGCTTGTTTACCACTGGGTACGTCGATCGGGGATGCAAAGCAGTGACGCCGCCGATGTCACTCAAGATGTCTTGATGTCGGTCTCGAAGGATTTGGGCGGGTTCGATCCTGCTCGTCAGGGTTCAAAGTTTCGCGGTTGGCTTTGGACGATCACGCGGCGGCGGATCGCGGACACCCTACGGCGACGCCCAAACGAACGGCCCGCAGGATCGCAAATCCACCACGTCCCTGCAGCCACCCCGCCTACCGACGTGGCAACCGACCAACAAACCGTGCTCGTCCGTGCGGTCGCAATCTATCGGGATCGTTTTGACTCAAAGACTTGGCAAGCTTTCTGGGCGACCGTGGTTGAAGGCCGCCAACCGGACGAGGTGGCCGAAACGCTGGGTATGAATCGATGGAGCGTCTATAAAGCAAGAGCCAGAATCCTACAGCGTTTGCGATCGGAATTGGCTGGTTTGCTGGACGAAACCTAATTTTATTGAAACGAGTGTCCAATGCCTTACGAAGGACTAGGTGAACGAGGATAGAATCCATCCACACCTAGACAGGATTGAGAGCATGATCGCTACCCATTTGTCCGACGACGACTTGGACCGTACCGTTTGATTCGTCCACTCGGTCGAGGTGGTATGGGGGCAGTCTACTTGGCGCGTCACGATCGACTGCAAAAGCAGGTTGCGATCAAATTGCTGCCGCGCCATCATGGCTTTGACGCTTCGTGGCGGGGACGTTTCGAACGAGAGATGCAGGCGGTCGCTCGGCTTTCGCACGTGGGAATCGTGACCGCCACCGATGCCGGCGACGCCGATGGTTGGCATTACTTGGTCATGGAGTATCTCGATGGACTCAACTTGGCGGAGATCATCGAGCGAGTCGGCATCATCGACGCCGCAGTCGCTGCCTCGATCATGCGAGATGTCTGCCATGCCTTGGCGTGCGTCCATCAAGCGGGTCTCGTTCATCGTGATATCAAACCTTCCAATATCATGCTGACACGAGACGGATCGGTAAAGCTACTCGACTTGGGCTTGGTATTTGATCAACAGGAATCGATGACCGATCTGCGTTTGACCACCGTTGGCCATGTGATTGGAACGTTGGCGTTTGCCGCGCCCGAACAACTGTCGGACGGTCCGACGATCGATGCGCGGGCCGACGTGTACTCGGTTGGAGCCACGCTGTTTCAAGTCCTTTCTGGGCGAACGCCTCACGTGACCGATCGTGGCATCGGCCCCTTGGTGATTGAAAAAACGTCCAAGCCGCCAGTAGATATTCGCGCGATTGCACCAGAGATTCCGCGACAAATGGCCGATCTTGTACGCCAACTGCTGAGCCAAGATCCGGCGGATCGCCCTCAACATGCGGACGAGGTTGCACAGCGACTCGACGCGATGGCAACCGATGGAAAAGTCAAGCCGTTGGTAGCCAAAGCGATGCGAGTCTCGCGAACGAACACGAACTCGGCGGTGCCGTCATGGCAACCGCTCGCCCAGCCATCGCTACCGCCGCCTCCGAATCGACGTGGTTGGAAATGGGTCGCTGCCGCCGGTGCTTTGTTCGGGCTAATGGCAATCATTATCATCATTCAAATGGGTGATCGCACCGTACGTATTGAAACGACGGATCCGAACATCAACGTAGCGATCGAAGAAGCGGTTCCGAACCCAGACGCGCAAGCGGACGCAAACCCGACACTGGAATCAGAATCGGTCAAAGAAGTCACGCCCGCCGCGCCAGAGAAACTGTTTAAGGGCAGACCGCTGAAAGATTGGGCCAACTTGATGCTGGTCGAACGTGACGTCGATACGCTAGGCGATGCCATGACGGCGATCGCCATGTTGGCTGATGCTCAGGATGCAGCAGAAGCCCAATCGATCCTCATCGCCGCCCGCCGTTTCGGTGGCTGGCGTGCTGTCGGCGAAGGCAACCCATCCGAACGGTTCATGAGTCAATTGATCGAGCAGAACGTCGAGTTTTTGATGCCGCAACCCGGGATTGAAGCGATCACGCGTGAGCTCGACGAGGGAAATGAAAATAGCTGGGCTGCGTCTTTGTTCTTACTAAATTCATTCAATGGGGGATCGGCACATTTCTCAAAGCTGTCGACGTGGGCAAACGAACCGGACAATCGGCGACCAGCGACCGAACTTCACCGAGAGCTTAAAGATTTGCTTCACAGTGGAAAGCTGAAGGATGAAATGGGTCGGTCAAACGCAAAAGGCATTTCGCTATTACTTGCGATAGCACTCGACGCACCGCTCGAGGAAGAGCCAGGGTTACACGAAGATATCGAGCAAATTTTAGCAGCCGGCTCCGAGGTCAGCGTGAGTAAACAGCTAGAAGTGCGTTGGTCGACTGGCAAAAGCGGATTTGCAACCGCATCGATGAGTATCCCGCAATTTATGGCTGCAAATGAACTGGGAATCGAGCTGCCGATGACTTTACATGCCGCAATCGCCACTTCGATGGACCCGGGCTATCGAGAACTGGGAAACAAGACCTACCTTGAGGTGCTGAGAGCAAAGCCGAAGGAAGCATCCGACGCTTTGCTCTTGCATTTGCCGTTTGTTGCTGGTGGAGGTATGGCGGTCATGTACGGATCAAATCAGGTCAAACGTCTATTTACTGAAAACGAATCTTTTTGGATCGAGGCGATGCCAATCGTAACTGAACATTCGACTCGACCCGATATTTGGGGTTGGATCCTAAACAACCTTGCTATCGATGCAGTCCGCGTCACGAGCGACGGAGGAGGCATGGGCGGAGACCCTTTCGGTGATCCGTTCAAACTAACCGAAGCGTTGCGGAACAGTATCGAAGCGAACCTCCAGCGTACGCAAGAACGAATTGCAGCCGAATCGTTCCCGCAACCGCAACCCGCCACCCCCGCGCACTTACAAGGCGGTGGGATGTTCTAGCTGGACATCGCGGTATCGATAGCGATTTGGGCGTTAGCCATTTCACGCATGAAAAAATCCTGATCTCAACACAAGTGAGATCAGGATTGTTGTTAGAAACCAACTCGTATATTTTTGCAGGTTACTTTGCGGTTGGTGGTAGCAAGACGGTGTCGATCACGTGAATCACACCATTCTTGCATTCGATGTCGGTCTTGACAACTTTTGCGTTGTTGACCTTGACGCCTTCGCTGCCTGCTTCAATCTTGACCATTTGACCTTGCACTGTTTTGGCTTCATCAAGCTTAACAACGTCAGCCGCCATCGCCTTGGCTGGGATGACATGGTAGGTCAAGATTGCGACCAACTTGTCCTTGTTTTCTGGCTTGAGCAAGTCTTCCACGGTGCCCTTTGGCAGTTTCGCGAAGGCATCGTTTGTTGGAGCTAAAACGGTGAACGGGCCTTCGCCACTCAGTGTCTCAACTAGGCCAGCTGCCTTGACGGCGGCGACCAATGTGCTGAAAGCTTCGTTGCCTGCAGCCACTTCGACGATCGATTGATCTTTGGTCGATACTTCGGTAGCTACCAAGGTTGCTACGGACGCTGTCGCCGTTTCGGAGCAAGTTGCTGAGGCTTGGCATGTCGTCGAACCTGAGCAAGACTCGCCAGCGGTGACAACGAAAGGTGCGGCGATTGTAACGGCGGTTGCAGCGAAAAAACAAAATAAACTTTTCATCTTTGGATCTCTTTTTTTGTAACAAGCTTTTTGTAACAAGCATTGTGTGTTAGAAACATTATCCAGAAGTTGTCTGGAAGAGAGAATCGAAAACTTGCTGCCGGCAAACAGTTCGAATCTCTTCAGTGCTTGGAT from Novipirellula aureliae includes these protein-coding regions:
- a CDS encoding acyltransferase family protein, translated to MTSPNRPAMDPNQIDKPHSRILELDVLRALAAINLVLFHLTHVYDMKFGALQNAGSFALGWEWPFGAYGVELFFILSGFVNSMSLLRRGKPTDFVAARLIRIIPVFLLVIVANLWITQQTPLASTPMSTGQFLANLTLMPKVFGYECIDPVMWTLQIEMMFYVTLVVLFRIGALRRYFWGWGILTILSLLVCPTLDSMATNHDSTAWFQMATSLRLLLLLDFVPLFAIGFLLYMIKTGTGKKWQNILGIAFASFVFHSIDHGKHNPLATLLIISLVTACAYGKLPILRFKPLLYISTISYALYLCHNNLGCVVMYRFNQAGIAPNISLGIAIAFSFSVAIIVTNRIEQPITKFLRARWSRYRSQPTASTHSVELGLIPKQ
- a CDS encoding RNA polymerase sigma factor; translated protein: MPRTVEPSTSPSLLAAARGGDPDAWHRFVHLYGPLVYHWVRRSGMQSSDAADVTQDVLMSVSKDLGGFDPARQGSKFRGWLWTITRRRIADTLRRRPNERPAGSQIHHVPAATPPTDVATDQQTVLVRAVAIYRDRFDSKTWQAFWATVVEGRQPDEVAETLGMNRWSVYKARARILQRLRSELAGLLDET
- a CDS encoding serine/threonine protein kinase; the encoded protein is MIRPLGRGGMGAVYLARHDRLQKQVAIKLLPRHHGFDASWRGRFEREMQAVARLSHVGIVTATDAGDADGWHYLVMEYLDGLNLAEIIERVGIIDAAVAASIMRDVCHALACVHQAGLVHRDIKPSNIMLTRDGSVKLLDLGLVFDQQESMTDLRLTTVGHVIGTLAFAAPEQLSDGPTIDARADVYSVGATLFQVLSGRTPHVTDRGIGPLVIEKTSKPPVDIRAIAPEIPRQMADLVRQLLSQDPADRPQHADEVAQRLDAMATDGKVKPLVAKAMRVSRTNTNSAVPSWQPLAQPSLPPPPNRRGWKWVAAAGALFGLMAIIIIIQMGDRTVRIETTDPNINVAIEEAVPNPDAQADANPTLESESVKEVTPAAPEKLFKGRPLKDWANLMLVERDVDTLGDAMTAIAMLADAQDAAEAQSILIAARRFGGWRAVGEGNPSERFMSQLIEQNVEFLMPQPGIEAITRELDEGNENSWAASLFLLNSFNGGSAHFSKLSTWANEPDNRRPATELHRELKDLLHSGKLKDEMGRSNAKGISLLLAIALDAPLEEEPGLHEDIEQILAAGSEVSVSKQLEVRWSTGKSGFATASMSIPQFMAANELGIELPMTLHAAIATSMDPGYRELGNKTYLEVLRAKPKEASDALLLHLPFVAGGGMAVMYGSNQVKRLFTENESFWIEAMPIVTEHSTRPDIWGWILNNLAIDAVRVTSDGGGMGGDPFGDPFKLTEALRNSIEANLQRTQERIAAESFPQPQPATPAHLQGGGMF
- a CDS encoding fasciclin domain-containing protein; the encoded protein is MKSLFCFFAATAVTIAAPFVVTAGESCSGSTTCQASATCSETATASVATLVATEVSTKDQSIVEVAAGNEAFSTLVAAVKAAGLVETLSGEGPFTVLAPTNDAFAKLPKGTVEDLLKPENKDKLVAILTYHVIPAKAMAADVVKLDEAKTVQGQMVKIEAGSEGVKVNNAKVVKTDIECKNGVIHVIDTVLLPPTAK